One stretch of Streptomyces hygroscopicus DNA includes these proteins:
- a CDS encoding Aldehyde Dehydrogenase, which translates to MPVFEYAPAPESRTVVDIAPSYGLFIDGEFGEAGDGKVFKTLSPSSEEALSEVAQAGAEDVDRAVKAARKAFTAWSALPGSERAKYLFRIARIIQERSRELAVLESLDNGKPIRESRDADLPLVAAHFFYYAGWADKLAYAGYGTDPKPLGVAGQIIPWNFPLLMLAWKIAPALATGNTVVLKPAETTPLSALFFADICRQAGLPKGVVNIITGDGSTGAELVAHPGIDKVAFTGSTEVGKAIARTVAGTKKKVTLELGGKAANIVFDDAPIDQAVEGIIGGIFFNQGHVCCAGSRLLVQESVQDELLDALKRRMGTLRVGDPMDKNTDIGAINSAEQLARIRALADAGEAEGAERWAPECELPSSGYWFAPTLFTGVTQAHRIAREEIFGPVLSVLTFRTPEEAVAKANNTPYGLSAGIWTEKGSRILWMANKLRAGVVWSNTFNKFDPASPFGGYKESGYGREGGRHGLEAYLDV; encoded by the coding sequence ATGCCCGTTTTCGAGTACGCACCGGCGCCGGAGTCCCGCACGGTCGTCGACATCGCCCCGTCCTACGGCCTGTTCATCGACGGGGAGTTCGGCGAGGCGGGCGACGGCAAGGTCTTCAAGACCCTCTCCCCCTCCTCCGAGGAGGCCCTCTCCGAGGTCGCCCAGGCCGGCGCCGAGGACGTGGACCGCGCGGTCAAGGCCGCCCGTAAGGCGTTCACGGCCTGGTCCGCGCTCCCCGGCTCGGAGCGCGCCAAGTACCTCTTCCGCATCGCGCGCATCATCCAGGAGCGCTCCCGCGAACTGGCCGTCCTGGAGTCGCTGGACAACGGCAAGCCGATCCGCGAGTCGCGCGACGCCGATCTGCCCCTGGTCGCGGCCCACTTCTTCTACTACGCGGGCTGGGCCGACAAGCTCGCGTACGCCGGCTACGGCACGGACCCGAAGCCCCTGGGCGTCGCCGGCCAGATCATCCCCTGGAACTTCCCGCTCCTGATGCTGGCCTGGAAGATCGCCCCGGCGCTCGCCACCGGCAATACGGTCGTCCTCAAGCCCGCCGAGACGACGCCCCTGAGCGCCCTGTTCTTCGCGGACATCTGCCGTCAGGCCGGGCTCCCCAAGGGCGTGGTGAACATCATCACCGGCGACGGCTCGACCGGCGCCGAGCTGGTCGCCCACCCCGGGATCGACAAGGTGGCCTTCACCGGCTCCACCGAGGTCGGCAAGGCCATCGCCCGTACGGTGGCCGGTACGAAGAAGAAGGTCACCCTCGAACTCGGCGGCAAGGCCGCGAACATCGTCTTCGACGACGCCCCCATCGACCAGGCGGTCGAGGGCATCATCGGCGGCATCTTCTTCAACCAGGGCCATGTCTGCTGCGCGGGCTCCCGCCTTCTGGTCCAGGAGTCCGTCCAGGACGAGCTGCTCGACGCGCTCAAGCGCCGGATGGGCACCCTGCGCGTGGGCGATCCAATGGACAAGAACACCGACATCGGCGCCATCAACTCCGCCGAGCAACTGGCCCGGATCCGTGCGCTGGCCGACGCGGGCGAGGCCGAGGGCGCCGAGCGCTGGGCCCCGGAGTGCGAACTGCCCAGCTCCGGCTACTGGTTCGCGCCCACCCTCTTCACCGGCGTCACCCAGGCCCACCGGATCGCCCGCGAGGAGATCTTCGGCCCGGTGCTGTCGGTGCTGACCTTCCGCACCCCCGAAGAGGCCGTGGCCAAGGCGAACAACACGCCGTACGGACTGTCGGCGGGCATCTGGACGGAGAAGGGTTCGCGCATCCTGTGGATG
- a CDS encoding deoxyribose-phosphate aldolase, producing the protein MPTTVPAYGKEAAERLASMADVTADDRALRRFLHGLPGVDAVGLQARAATLGTRSIKTTAKAYAIDLAISMIDLTTLEGADTPGKVRSLCAKGINPDPTDRTAPQVAAICVYGDMVATAKEALKGSGIHVAAVATAFPSGRAALPVKLADTRDAVAAGADEIDMVIDRGAFLSGRYLDVFEEIRQVKDACVREDGTAAHLKVIFETGELQTYDNVRHASWLAMLAGADFIKTSTGKVAVNATPPVTLVLLEAVRDFRAAVGVQVGVKPAGGIRTSKDAIKYLVMVNETLGGEWLSPDWFRFGASSLLNDLLMQRQKLSTGRYSGPDYVTVD; encoded by the coding sequence ATGCCCACCACAGTTCCCGCATACGGCAAAGAGGCCGCGGAGCGACTCGCGTCGATGGCGGACGTGACCGCCGACGACCGCGCCCTGCGCCGCTTCCTGCACGGCCTGCCGGGCGTCGACGCGGTCGGCCTGCAGGCCCGTGCCGCGACCCTCGGCACCCGCTCGATCAAGACCACGGCGAAGGCGTACGCCATCGACCTGGCGATCTCGATGATCGACCTGACGACCCTGGAGGGTGCCGACACCCCGGGCAAGGTCCGGTCCCTGTGTGCCAAGGGGATCAACCCCGATCCCACCGACCGCACCGCCCCGCAGGTCGCGGCGATCTGCGTCTACGGCGACATGGTGGCCACCGCCAAGGAGGCCCTGAAGGGCAGCGGCATCCACGTGGCGGCCGTCGCCACCGCCTTCCCCTCCGGCCGGGCCGCGCTGCCGGTCAAGCTGGCCGACACCCGGGACGCGGTGGCCGCCGGGGCGGACGAGATCGACATGGTGATCGACCGCGGCGCCTTCCTCTCCGGCCGCTACCTCGACGTCTTCGAGGAGATCCGGCAGGTGAAGGACGCCTGCGTCCGCGAGGACGGCACCGCCGCCCACCTCAAGGTCATCTTCGAGACCGGTGAGCTGCAGACGTACGACAACGTCCGCCACGCCTCCTGGCTGGCGATGCTCGCGGGCGCGGACTTCATCAAGACCTCCACCGGCAAGGTGGCCGTCAACGCGACCCCGCCCGTCACCCTCGTCCTGCTGGAGGCGGTCCGCGACTTCCGCGCCGCGGTCGGCGTGCAGGTGGGCGTGAAGCCCGCGGGCGGCATCCGCACCTCCAAGGACGCGATCAAGTACCTGGTGATGGTCAACGAGACGCTGGGCGGCGAGTGGCTCTCCCCGGATTGGTTCCGCTTCGGCGCCTCCAGCCTCCTCAACGACCTGCTGATGCAGCGCCAGAAGCTCAGCACCGGCCGGTACTCCGGTCCCGACTACGTGACGGTGGACTGA